tgataatttctaaatttgtattcaaAAAGTATTGAaatcttaatatttaaattttgaaatttgcattaaaaaaatcgcacattagaaattttttgtttatcatatgagtatgaattctcaataataaatatttatattaaaatatactatatatctatgtctatgtcattgaaatttagttatataccatataaaataaataaaatgattgttttgatttatttaccaaaaaaatatcgtaaataaacaagatgtattgttttaatttatgtattcactctaatttaattatatacataatacgtaaatgaatacaaataaataataatagataaaaattagttttataacaTTCATTCCGCGCAATTGCGCGGATCTTTTGGCTAgtataaaatatagttaaacTGAAAATGAACGCTTACTACTTAGCCATCGTTTGGTTGGTTCATTTAATGTGATTTGTACACATTTCATGACTTCTGACTCTTAAGTTATGGTTTTTAGTTAGACACATCACTAGCTAAGCTAGTTCCTTGATTGATAAATAAATAGTAGCTTATTTGATCGCTAAAACAAGATATTTGTATCTCTAGGTCTAAACATCTAGTTCCTCTAAACTACTCTTCATCGTAGATCAGTAGTGAGGGATGTACTAATTTTCTAATCTTTTTAATCTTTCCAAATTCTTCTTGATTTTCATATTTCCATAATTTTGATATGTTACTCGATCTCCCAATACCCTTTTCTGTAAATGCATGTGTTAACATGTGTTGGACAAatctactatatatatgttacttcTGTGGCACCCTAAAAAAACAAGATCTTACTATATATTCACATCACAGATAGTCTTTGATGTTCTCACAAGAGAGTACTCAATGAAATGAAGTCAAATTGTCACTCTCCTAACCAAACAAGCCTTTTGACAAGCCAAAATTGTTCTTGTCTTAATATGCTTTTCAATAGAGGATCTAATACATTTGAAGAGAAGACATAGTATGTAGGAACACAAATTCTACAGTAAAGCCAACTGAATAATTATAAAGTATCTGTAGAAATAAATCGATAAGCAATATAAAATACTGATTACAAAAATTTAGAAAGAAAAACGAGTTTGTGGAGATGAAACCTCTTTCTTAATTTTGTAAGTGGCCCGTAGTGTGACTGGAAAATTTCACAAAATTAGAATTATATACAGTATGAGGAAAATCCATAGCCGGAATAATATAGTCAATGTCTTCTTAGAAAATTAGTTCGGTTTTATTCCAGATAAAGcgatccataaaaaaaaaaacaaaagttgcaaaactcatcgatcaaaGATTCAAAGTTATACTGATTTCAATCCATTGAGCAGGATATTGTCGAGGATCTCTGCAGATGGCCACACTAGCTAAGATACTTAATCCAAGTCCAAAGTTACAATCACtgtaaaaactatttttgaaatgaATACGATTTCACAATCTTGAGAAAAGCTTCCAGAATCCAGATATTATATATAGGTTTTGTATAAATCACTTTTCATTAAACCAGATCCCGGTTCGGGTTAAACCGCAACTCCGACGATTGAAACACTTTCTACATTCTGCTGTTGGGATTTGTACAAGCTCATATGTACACGCGTGTTGGTTTAGCTATCAAATGACCAGCCCACCTGGTTTAGGCTATAGTCAGTCTATAGAGCTAAAGGCGAcaagactctctctctctctctctcttttagtTACTAAAAAACTCTTTCACGTTTTCCACCTTCCAGATCTGATTTTATCGCCGAACGCTCACGGGAACAAACACGCataaaggaggaggaggaggatacTTGGCATGGTCTCTGATCGGAACAACCCTAATCCTAATCCAACCTCCGCTCGTCGTTAATCGATCGGATGGAGCAGCTGAAGACAATTGGGAGAGAGCTAGCGATGGGATCGCAAGGAGGGTTTGGTCAGTCGAAGGAGTTTCTCGATCTGGTCAAATCAATCGGCGAGGCGCGATCGAAAGCCGAGGAAGATCGAATCGTGCTCAGCGAGATCGACATACTCAAACGGAAGCTCCTAGAGCCGGACATCCCCAAGAGGAAGATGAAAGAGTACATCATACGCCTCGTGTACATCGAGATGCTAGGCCACGACGCTTCTTTCGGTTACATTCACGCCGTTAAGATGACGCACGACGACAATCTCCTCCTCAAGCGCACCGGTTACTTAGCAGTCACGCTCTTTCTGAACGAGGATCACGATCTTATCATCCTCATCGTCAACACGATTCAGAAAGATCTCAGGTCCGATAACTATCTTGTTGTATGCGCGGCCCTTAATGCGATCTGTAGGCTGATCAATGAGGAGACCATACCGGCGGTTTTGCCTCAGGTGGTTGACTTGCTTAATCACCAGAAGGAAGCTGTGAGGAAGAAAGCCATCATGGCTCTGCACAGGTTTCATCGCAAGTCTCCTTCTTCGGTTTCGCATTTGATCTCCAATTTCAGAAAGAGGCTGTGTGATAATGATCCGGGAGTGATGGGTGCGACGCTTTGTCCTCTCTTTGATCTCATTACCGAAGATGTTTCTTCCTACAAGGATTTAGTCAGTAGTTTCGTCAGCATTCTCAAACAGGTCACTGAGAGACGGTTGCCAAAGAGCTACGACTACCATCAAATGCCTGCACCCTTCATCCAGGTTCGGCTTTGTTTGTCTCTTGTCGCTTAACTTTTGCAATTGCTGACATCAAGAAGTTTGTCACTTTATGTCTTTTAGATCAAGTTGCTGAAGATATTGGCTCTGCTGGGTTGTGGTGATAAGAGTGCGAGTGAAATTATGTCTATGGTGCTTGGGGATTTGTTCAGAAAGTGTGATTCTTCTACCAATATAGGGAATGCCATCCTTTATGAGTGTATTCGCTGCATCTCTTGTATAATTCCAAGCCCCAAACTGTTAGAAGCTGCTGCTGATGCTATCTCCAAGTTTTTGAAGGTTGGTCTTTCTGACTTGTGAGTTTATACACTTATGATTGTATCTAAATCCTGTGGTAACTATTTGTAGAGTGATAGTCACAATCTGAAATACATGGGGATTGATGGTCTTGGTCGATTGATAAAAATAAGCCCTGACATTGCTGAGCAGCACCAACTTGCTGTGATAGATTGTTTGGAGGTGAGCAACTATAAAGGAAATTTcgttaatgttttttttcatttcagcAGTCGTTTTTTTTGGTTGCCTGATGTTTTCGTTGGTTACTTTCGACAGGATCCAGATGATACACTAAAGAGGAAAACTTTTGAATTGTTGTACAAAATGACCAAGTCCTCTAATGTTGAAGTGATTGTAGACCGAATGACTGATTACATGATTAGTATCAATGACAATCATTACAAAACTGAGATAGCATCTCGTTGTGTTGAGTTGGCCGAACAATTCGCTCCAAGCAATCAATGGTTCATCCAGGTAGTAAGCCGACCTCTCTTGGACACTGCCTCTACTTATATACTCTGTTTTGGTTGACAGAAATTTAAAATCTACCATAATGCAGATCATGAACAAAGTCTTCGAGCATGCAGGAGATCTGGTAAATATTAAGGTGGCACATAATCTGATGCGTTTGATTGCTGAAGGATTCGGAGAAGACGATGACGATGCAGACAGCAAGCTTAGATTATCAGCTGTATGTTGTTCATTCCCTTTGTGTTCATTCTGCTTTCGTGTGCAAAGAGATTGGTTGTTCTAGTTTTTGGTGATATATGGACTCCTTTTTAACATAAATGAGTTGATATCTCAAATGGTAATACTTAAGTTAGGAGTAACTCTGATCATCTGTCTTACTTCCCGGTTTTGTTTCATTGGTTTAGATACTCTGTTTTTGTGTTGTGCTTATGAATGTACTTTTCTCGATGCAGGTAGAATCGCACTTGCAGATTATGAGCGAGCCAAAGCTCCCATCCCTGTTTCTTCAggttgattttgttttctgaCCTCTCCACTTACCTTTTTGCACATCAAATCTATGTTTGTTGATTTTGGGTTTAATATCCAGGTCATTTCTTGGGTGTTGGGAGAATATGGCACAGCTGACGGGAAGTATTCTGCCTCCTATATTAGTGGAAAGCTGTGCGATGTGGCTGATGCATACTCAAGTGATGAAACTGTCAAGGTAGCTCGGCAACATTCAATATGATGCATCTAGAAACCTTTTGCCTTCTTAATTGTTTATCCTGTAGCTTGTTGTACGACTCGAGTTCTATTTGAGATCTCCGTTCATGTTAGCTTCATAGGGACAA
This region of Brassica napus cultivar Da-Ae chromosome C5, Da-Ae, whole genome shotgun sequence genomic DNA includes:
- the LOC106367150 gene encoding AP-4 complex subunit epsilon isoform X1, which gives rise to MEQLKTIGRELAMGSQGGFGQSKEFLDLVKSIGEARSKAEEDRIVLSEIDILKRKLLEPDIPKRKMKEYIIRLVYIEMLGHDASFGYIHAVKMTHDDNLLLKRTGYLAVTLFLNEDHDLIILIVNTIQKDLRSDNYLVVCAALNAICRLINEETIPAVLPQVVDLLNHQKEAVRKKAIMALHRFHRKSPSSVSHLISNFRKRLCDNDPGVMGATLCPLFDLITEDVSSYKDLVSSFVSILKQVTERRLPKSYDYHQMPAPFIQIKLLKILALLGCGDKSASEIMSMVLGDLFRKCDSSTNIGNAILYECIRCISCIIPSPKLLEAAADAISKFLKSDSHNLKYMGIDGLGRLIKISPDIAEQHQLAVIDCLEVSNYKGNFVNVFFHFSSRFFWLPDVFVGYFRQDPDDTLKRKTFELLYKMTKSSNVEVIVDRMTDYMISINDNHYKTEIASRCVELAEQFAPSNQWFIQIMNKVFEHAGDLVNIKVAHNLMRLIAEGFGEDDDDADSKLRLSAVESHLQIMSEPKLPSLFLQVISWVLGEYGTADGKYSASYISGKLCDVADAYSSDETVKGYAVSALMKIYAFEIASGRKVDVLPECQSLIEELLASHSTDLQQRAYELQALLALDARAVESILPLDASCEDIEVDKDLSFLNGYIQQAIESGAQPYISERERSCMLETTDYHSQDHHEVPSHALRFEAYERPKPSSLPTQASTELVPVPEPSYYSEAHQPISTSSVSERESSEIKLRLDGVKQKWGRPSYQSSTSASSTPPQAANGTSSHPDVGVGSSSLKPRSSYESKKPEIDPEKQRLAASLFGGSSTSRSDRKSSSGGHKPAKGTASKPPKENPIPVQPPPDLLDFGEPTATSVTATDPFKELEGLMDSSSQDGGSTDVMGVLYSDAAPVTTTTSVDSLLSELSDSSKGNPGTYQSQTSKGPNSKEALEKDALVRQMGVNPTSQNPTLFKDLLG
- the LOC106367150 gene encoding AP-4 complex subunit epsilon isoform X2, which translates into the protein MEQLKTIGRELAMGSQGGFGQSKEFLDLVKSIGEARSKAEEDRIVLSEIDILKRKLLEPDIPKRKMKEYIIRLVYIEMLGHDASFGYIHAVKMTHDDNLLLKRTGYLAVTLFLNEDHDLIILIVNTIQKDLRSDNYLVVCAALNAICRLINEETIPAVLPQVVDLLNHQKEAVRKKAIMALHRFHRKSPSSVSHLISNFRKRLCDNDPGVMGATLCPLFDLITEDVSSYKDLVSSFVSILKQVTERRLPKSYDYHQMPAPFIQIKLLKILALLGCGDKSASEIMSMVLGDLFRKCDSSTNIGNAILYECIRCISCIIPSPKLLEAAADAISKFLKSDSHNLKYMGIDGLGRLIKISPDIAEQHQLAVIDCLEDPDDTLKRKTFELLYKMTKSSNVEVIVDRMTDYMISINDNHYKTEIASRCVELAEQFAPSNQWFIQIMNKVFEHAGDLVNIKVAHNLMRLIAEGFGEDDDDADSKLRLSAVESHLQIMSEPKLPSLFLQVISWVLGEYGTADGKYSASYISGKLCDVADAYSSDETVKGYAVSALMKIYAFEIASGRKVDVLPECQSLIEELLASHSTDLQQRAYELQALLALDARAVESILPLDASCEDIEVDKDLSFLNGYIQQAIESGAQPYISERERSCMLETTDYHSQDHHEVPSHALRFEAYERPKPSSLPTQASTELVPVPEPSYYSEAHQPISTSSVSERESSEIKLRLDGVKQKWGRPSYQSSTSASSTPPQAANGTSSHPDVGVGSSSLKPRSSYESKKPEIDPEKQRLAASLFGGSSTSRSDRKSSSGGHKPAKGTASKPPKENPIPVQPPPDLLDFGEPTATSVTATDPFKELEGLMDSSSQDGGSTDVMGVLYSDAAPVTTTTSVDSLLSELSDSSKGNPGTYQSQTSKGPNSKEALEKDALVRQMGVNPTSQNPTLFKDLLG